In Xiphophorus couchianus chromosome 8, X_couchianus-1.0, whole genome shotgun sequence, the following proteins share a genomic window:
- the rapgef1b gene encoding rap guanine nucleotide exchange factor 1b isoform X2 encodes MGNISWRSQGSSEDTDSSLREDVDEDADSQRSHLSTFTMILKDKFHSPKIKRTPSKKAKQLQPEPAAKSAEKPANKVSRLEEHEKEVVSALKYFKTIVDKMVVEKKVLEMLPGSASKVLEAILPLVQVEARIQHSSALSSCHSRVYQSLGNLIRWADQVMLDGIDLDDKESVIAVTSVIKAVLDGVKELVKLTIEKQEQPSPTTPNKPAPPVTTAESNVSVEVPLIDSEQEVSKRTAPATSPAKAAPQLQDEDVAPPKPPLPEAKVAELRAQLSADAGQRRPSQKENPPPALPPKKRQSAPSPTPVAVVAPMSRGSSLPCSDHRQEYEQEFFQRRFSGGSHSYGGDSPRLSPCSSMGKLSKSDEQLSSMDQDSGQCSRNTSCETLDNTESYDPDYDFLHQDLSAGDNLPAVQAGGCLSPLPESHSESSSPVPGQHLTHPPLSTPPSQQPEYWTPQPNHSNPVQPCRTSAPPALPLKKRRSTQTSSFSDGGSRVLYERYPSQYDNLSEEELHPTPPFPLFTPISPMPQTNGGIFVSQYMSSENADVPTNPPPLPEKKNRHILQYMQFMEDYSEPQPSVFYQMPQSERIYEQHNKLFQEVYGFNDSFSSTDSVHEPLQPPALPPKQRQLASHSSSPSSSSSSSLSCHLQPSVAALEEAGSGLGLSMSVSNSYLIGQASLTTPTSLDQVALTNATVLDGSGGGPNGSLAGSMGSVAVCLPSESSLTDSLHTSASESVNDEGGEGEYVNLYSSSQANGELPLSLRETIAADDVLQDPVPQMPSSNSKEALDKERRQKTAEKAGSVEEDVDELSLIDHKEIMSRITLKQENDDGPDVRAGSGDILLVHATETERKDLVLYCEAFLTTYRTFITPEDLIKKLHYRYTTFCHSPDTFKKRVSKNTFFVLVRVVDELCLVELTEDILKQLMDLVFTLVCNGELSLARVLRKNILDKVEQKKLLRYTNSLKPLAARGVSARPGTLHDFRSHEIADQLTLLDAELFYKIEIPEVLLWAKEQNEEKSPNLTQFTEHFNNMSYWVRSLIIQQEKAQDREKLLLKFIKIMKHLRKLNNFNSYLAILSALDSAPIRRLEWQKQTSEGLEEYCTLIDSSSSFRAYRAALAEVEPPCIPYLGLILQDLTFVHLGNPDLIDGKVNFSKRWQQFNILDSMRRFQQVHYELKRNEEIISFFNDFSDHLAEEALWELSLKIKPRNISRAKTDRGEKT; translated from the exons ATTCGCAACGATCCCATCTGTCCACTTTCACCATGATACTGAAGGACAAGTTCCACTCACCCAAGATCAAGAGGACTCCATCCAAGAAGGCAAAGCAGCTGCAGCCAGAGCCAGCAGCCAAGAGTGctgagaaacctgcaaacaag GTTAGCAGACTGGAGGAGCACGAGAAGGAGGTGGTCAGCGCTCTGAAATACTTCAAGACAATCGTGGACAAAATGGTGGTGGAGAAAAAAGTGCTGGAAATGCTGCCGGGCTCCGCCAGCAAGGTCCTCGAAGCGATTTTACCTCTGGTCCAAGTCGAGGCCCGGATACAGCATAG CTCGGCGCTGTCTTCGTGTCACAGCCGCGTCTATCAGAGTCTGGGCAATCTCATCCGCTGGGCAGACCAGGTGATGCTGGACGGCATCGACTTGGACGACAAAGAAAGCGTAATCGCAGTGACCAGCGTCATCAAGGCGGTGCTGGATGGAGTAAAG GAACTGGTGAAGCTGACTATTGAAAAACAAGAGCAACCATCGCCCACCACCCCGAATAAACCAGCCCCACCTGTTACCACCGCTGAGAG CAACGTGTCCGTGGAGGTGCCCTTGATAGATAGCGAGCAGGAAGTGTCGAAAAGGACGGCTCCTGCGACCTCTCCTGCTAAGGCTGCCCCTCAACTACAAGACGAGGATGTAGCCCCACCCAAACCTCCTCTTCCTGAAGCCAAAGTGGCAGAACTCAG AGCACAGTTGAGTGCTGACGCTGGCCAAAGGAGACCCTCTCAGAAGGAGAA TCCACCACCAGCACTTCCGCCTAAGAAACGTCAGTCGGCGCCTTCACCAACACCAGTGGCAGTGGTTGCGCCTATGAGCCGCGGCTCCAGTTTACCATGCAGTGACCACAGACAG GAATACGAGCAGGAATTCTTCCAGAGGCGTTTCTCTGGGGGGAGCCATTCGTACGGCGGAGACTCCCCTCGCCTGTCGCCCTGCAGCAGCATGGGGAAGCTCAGCAAGTCTGACGAACAGCTTTCTTCCATGGATCAGGACAGCGGTCAGTGTTCTCGTAACACCAGCTGTGAGACGCTGG ACAACACAGAGAGTTATGACCCGGATTACGACTTTCTCCACCAGGACTTGTCTGCCGGGGACAACCTACCTGCGGTACAGGCAGGGGGCTGCCTGAGCCCCCTGCCCGAGTCTCACAGCGAATCCTCGTCCCCTGTTCCCGGACAGCATCTCACGCACCCTCCTCTGAGCACTCCTCCCTCCCAACAGCCAGAATACTGGACTCCACAGCCCAACCATAGTAACCCTGTACAGCCATGTCGCACCAGCGCACCCCCAGCTCTGCCTCTGAAAAAACGACGCAGCACGCAGACCTCGTCCTTCTCTGACGGGGGCTCCAGGGTGCTGTATGAGCGCTACCCCTCCCAGTATGACAACTTGTCAGAAGAGGAACTTCACCCCACGCCGCCGTTCCCCCTTTTCACACCCATCTCCCCCATGCCTCAAACCAACGGGGGAATTTTTGTCTCCCAGTACATGAGCAGCGAGAATGCAGATGTCCCCACAAACCCTCCGCCActtcctgaaaagaaaaacagacaca tTCTCCAGTATATGCAGTTTATGGAGGACTACTCGGAGCCGCAGCCCTCCGTTTTTTACCAGATGCCACAGAGCGAGAGGATCTACGAGCAGCATAACAAGCTTTTCCAGGAGGTCTACGGCTTCAACGACTCCTTCAGCAGCACCGACTCGGTTCACGAGCCCCTACAGCCGCCAGCCTTGCCTCCAAAACAAAGACAGCTG gCTTCACACTCCTcttccccttcctcctcctcctcctcctctctctcctgcCACCTCCAGCCGTCTGTGGCGGCCCTGGAGGAGGCGGGCTCTGGGCTGGGCCTCAGCATGTCCGTCTCTAACTCCTACCTGATCGGCCAGGCGTCTTTGACCACGCCCACG AGCTTGGACCAGGTCGCCCTGACCAATGCCACCGTTCTGGATGGCAGCGGGGGCGGTCCCAACGGTTCCCTGGCTGGCTCAATGGGCTCTGTGGCCGTCTGTCTTCCCTCTGAGTCTTCTCTCACTGACTCGCTCCACACCTCGGCG AGCGAAAGCGTGAATGACGAGGGCGGGGAGGGGGAGTATGTCAACCTATACTCGTCCAGCCAGGCCAATGGGGAGCTGCCCCTCTCCCTAAGA GAAACCATTGCAGCTGATGACGTACTTCAAGACCCTGTTCCTCAGATGCCATCCAGCAATAGTAAAGAGGCTTTAGACAAAGAAAG GAGGCAAAAGACGGCAGAAAAGGCCGGGAGCGTTGAGGAAGATGTAGACGAGCTGTCTCTCATAGACCACAAGGAGATCATGAGCAGGATAACGCTAAAACAAGAG AATGACGACGGCCCTGATGTTCGTGCAGGGTCGGGAGACATCCTTCTAGTCCATGCTACGGAAACAGAGCGCAAAG ATCTTGTTTTGTACTGTGAAGCCTTCCTGACGACATATAGGACTTTTATAACCCCAGAAGACCTCATTAAGAAGCTACACTACAG ATATACCACATTCTGTCACAGTCCGGACACCTTCAAGAAGCGAGTCAGCAAGAACACCTTCTTCGTTCTGGTTCGTGTCGTTGATGAGCTGTG TCTGGTGGAGCTAACTGAGGACATCTTGAAGCAGCTCATGGACCTGGTGTTCACGCTCGTGTGTAACGGCGAGCTCAGCCTCGCCCGTGTTCTCCGCAAGAACATCCTGGACAAGGTGGAGCAAAAGAAGCTGCTGCGGTACACCAACTCCCTCAAGCCGCTCGCTGCTCGAGGGGTCTCGGCGAG gCCTGGGACTCTTCACGACTTTCGCAGTCACGAGATTGCTGACCAGCTCACGCTTCTTGATGCTGAACTCTTTTACAAGATTGAG ATTCCAGAGGTTCTGCTTTGGGCGAAGGAGCAGAATGAGGAAAAAAGTCCCAACCTAACCCAGTTTACAGAGCACTTTAACAACATGAGCTATTG GGTGCGCTCTTTGATAATTCAGCAGGAGAAAGCTCAGGACAGAGAGAAGCTTCTTCTCAAGTTCATTAAGATAATGAAG CACTTaagaaagttaaataatttcaacTCGTATTTGGCAATACTGTCCGCTTTGGACTCTGCTCCCATCCGGAGATTAGAGTGGCAGAAACAGACTTCTGAg GGTTTGGAGGAGTATTGCACGCTGATCGACAGCTCCTCGTCCTTCAGAGCCTACAGAGCTGCTCTGGCTGAGGTGGAGCCCCCCTGCATCCCATACTT AGGCCTCATCCTCCAGGACCTGACCTTCGTCCACCTGGGGAACCCCGACCTCATTGACGGGAAGGTCAATTTCTCCAAACGCTGGCAGCAGTTCAATATTCTGGACAGCATGCGGCGCTTTCAACAAGT
- the rapgef1b gene encoding rap guanine nucleotide exchange factor 1b isoform X8, whose product MGNISWRSQGSSEDTDSSLREDVDEDADSQRSHLSTFTMILKDKFHSPKIKRTPSKKAKQLQPEPAAKSAEKPANKKVSRLEEHEKEVVSALKYFKTIVDKMVVEKKVLEMLPGSASKVLEAILPLVQVEARIQHSSALSSCHSRVYQSLGNLIRWADQVMLDGIDLDDKESVIAVTSVIKAVLDGVKELVKLTIEKQEQPSPTTPNKPAPPVTTAESNVSVEVPLIDSEQEVSKRTAPATSPAKAAPQLQDEDVAPPKPPLPEAKVAELSPPPALPPKKRQSAPSPTPVAVVAPMSRGSSLPCSDHRQEYEQEFFQRRFSGGSHSYGGDSPRLSPCSSMGKLSKSDEQLSSMDQDSGQCSRNTSCETLDNTESYDPDYDFLHQDLSAGDNLPAVQAGGCLSPLPESHSESSSPVPGQHLTHPPLSTPPSQQPEYWTPQPNHSNPVQPCRTSAPPALPLKKRRSTQTSSFSDGGSRVLYERYPSQYDNLSEEELHPTPPFPLFTPISPMPQTNGGIFVSQYMSSENADVPTNPPPLPEKKNRHILQYMQFMEDYSEPQPSVFYQMPQSERIYEQHNKLFQEVYGFNDSFSSTDSVHEPLQPPALPPKQRQLSESVNDEGGEGEYVNLYSSSQANGELPLSLRETIAADDVLQDPVPQMPSSNSKEALDKERRQKTAEKAGSVEEDVDELSLIDHKEIMSRITLKQENDDGPDVRAGSGDILLVHATETERKDLVLYCEAFLTTYRTFITPEDLIKKLHYRYTTFCHSPDTFKKRVSKNTFFVLVRVVDELCLVELTEDILKQLMDLVFTLVCNGELSLARVLRKNILDKVEQKKLLRYTNSLKPLAARGVSARPGTLHDFRSHEIADQLTLLDAELFYKIEIPEVLLWAKEQNEEKSPNLTQFTEHFNNMSYWVRSLIIQQEKAQDREKLLLKFIKIMKHLRKLNNFNSYLAILSALDSAPIRRLEWQKQTSEGLEEYCTLIDSSSSFRAYRAALAEVEPPCIPYLGLILQDLTFVHLGNPDLIDGKVNFSKRWQQFNILDSMRRFQQVHYELKRNEEIISFFNDFSDHLAEEALWELSLKIKPRNISRAKTDRGEKT is encoded by the exons ATTCGCAACGATCCCATCTGTCCACTTTCACCATGATACTGAAGGACAAGTTCCACTCACCCAAGATCAAGAGGACTCCATCCAAGAAGGCAAAGCAGCTGCAGCCAGAGCCAGCAGCCAAGAGTGctgagaaacctgcaaacaag AAGGTTAGCAGACTGGAGGAGCACGAGAAGGAGGTGGTCAGCGCTCTGAAATACTTCAAGACAATCGTGGACAAAATGGTGGTGGAGAAAAAAGTGCTGGAAATGCTGCCGGGCTCCGCCAGCAAGGTCCTCGAAGCGATTTTACCTCTGGTCCAAGTCGAGGCCCGGATACAGCATAG CTCGGCGCTGTCTTCGTGTCACAGCCGCGTCTATCAGAGTCTGGGCAATCTCATCCGCTGGGCAGACCAGGTGATGCTGGACGGCATCGACTTGGACGACAAAGAAAGCGTAATCGCAGTGACCAGCGTCATCAAGGCGGTGCTGGATGGAGTAAAG GAACTGGTGAAGCTGACTATTGAAAAACAAGAGCAACCATCGCCCACCACCCCGAATAAACCAGCCCCACCTGTTACCACCGCTGAGAG CAACGTGTCCGTGGAGGTGCCCTTGATAGATAGCGAGCAGGAAGTGTCGAAAAGGACGGCTCCTGCGACCTCTCCTGCTAAGGCTGCCCCTCAACTACAAGACGAGGATGTAGCCCCACCCAAACCTCCTCTTCCTGAAGCCAAAGTGGCAGAACTCAG TCCACCACCAGCACTTCCGCCTAAGAAACGTCAGTCGGCGCCTTCACCAACACCAGTGGCAGTGGTTGCGCCTATGAGCCGCGGCTCCAGTTTACCATGCAGTGACCACAGACAG GAATACGAGCAGGAATTCTTCCAGAGGCGTTTCTCTGGGGGGAGCCATTCGTACGGCGGAGACTCCCCTCGCCTGTCGCCCTGCAGCAGCATGGGGAAGCTCAGCAAGTCTGACGAACAGCTTTCTTCCATGGATCAGGACAGCGGTCAGTGTTCTCGTAACACCAGCTGTGAGACGCTGG ACAACACAGAGAGTTATGACCCGGATTACGACTTTCTCCACCAGGACTTGTCTGCCGGGGACAACCTACCTGCGGTACAGGCAGGGGGCTGCCTGAGCCCCCTGCCCGAGTCTCACAGCGAATCCTCGTCCCCTGTTCCCGGACAGCATCTCACGCACCCTCCTCTGAGCACTCCTCCCTCCCAACAGCCAGAATACTGGACTCCACAGCCCAACCATAGTAACCCTGTACAGCCATGTCGCACCAGCGCACCCCCAGCTCTGCCTCTGAAAAAACGACGCAGCACGCAGACCTCGTCCTTCTCTGACGGGGGCTCCAGGGTGCTGTATGAGCGCTACCCCTCCCAGTATGACAACTTGTCAGAAGAGGAACTTCACCCCACGCCGCCGTTCCCCCTTTTCACACCCATCTCCCCCATGCCTCAAACCAACGGGGGAATTTTTGTCTCCCAGTACATGAGCAGCGAGAATGCAGATGTCCCCACAAACCCTCCGCCActtcctgaaaagaaaaacagacaca tTCTCCAGTATATGCAGTTTATGGAGGACTACTCGGAGCCGCAGCCCTCCGTTTTTTACCAGATGCCACAGAGCGAGAGGATCTACGAGCAGCATAACAAGCTTTTCCAGGAGGTCTACGGCTTCAACGACTCCTTCAGCAGCACCGACTCGGTTCACGAGCCCCTACAGCCGCCAGCCTTGCCTCCAAAACAAAGACAGCTG AGCGAAAGCGTGAATGACGAGGGCGGGGAGGGGGAGTATGTCAACCTATACTCGTCCAGCCAGGCCAATGGGGAGCTGCCCCTCTCCCTAAGA GAAACCATTGCAGCTGATGACGTACTTCAAGACCCTGTTCCTCAGATGCCATCCAGCAATAGTAAAGAGGCTTTAGACAAAGAAAG GAGGCAAAAGACGGCAGAAAAGGCCGGGAGCGTTGAGGAAGATGTAGACGAGCTGTCTCTCATAGACCACAAGGAGATCATGAGCAGGATAACGCTAAAACAAGAG AATGACGACGGCCCTGATGTTCGTGCAGGGTCGGGAGACATCCTTCTAGTCCATGCTACGGAAACAGAGCGCAAAG ATCTTGTTTTGTACTGTGAAGCCTTCCTGACGACATATAGGACTTTTATAACCCCAGAAGACCTCATTAAGAAGCTACACTACAG ATATACCACATTCTGTCACAGTCCGGACACCTTCAAGAAGCGAGTCAGCAAGAACACCTTCTTCGTTCTGGTTCGTGTCGTTGATGAGCTGTG TCTGGTGGAGCTAACTGAGGACATCTTGAAGCAGCTCATGGACCTGGTGTTCACGCTCGTGTGTAACGGCGAGCTCAGCCTCGCCCGTGTTCTCCGCAAGAACATCCTGGACAAGGTGGAGCAAAAGAAGCTGCTGCGGTACACCAACTCCCTCAAGCCGCTCGCTGCTCGAGGGGTCTCGGCGAG gCCTGGGACTCTTCACGACTTTCGCAGTCACGAGATTGCTGACCAGCTCACGCTTCTTGATGCTGAACTCTTTTACAAGATTGAG ATTCCAGAGGTTCTGCTTTGGGCGAAGGAGCAGAATGAGGAAAAAAGTCCCAACCTAACCCAGTTTACAGAGCACTTTAACAACATGAGCTATTG GGTGCGCTCTTTGATAATTCAGCAGGAGAAAGCTCAGGACAGAGAGAAGCTTCTTCTCAAGTTCATTAAGATAATGAAG CACTTaagaaagttaaataatttcaacTCGTATTTGGCAATACTGTCCGCTTTGGACTCTGCTCCCATCCGGAGATTAGAGTGGCAGAAACAGACTTCTGAg GGTTTGGAGGAGTATTGCACGCTGATCGACAGCTCCTCGTCCTTCAGAGCCTACAGAGCTGCTCTGGCTGAGGTGGAGCCCCCCTGCATCCCATACTT AGGCCTCATCCTCCAGGACCTGACCTTCGTCCACCTGGGGAACCCCGACCTCATTGACGGGAAGGTCAATTTCTCCAAACGCTGGCAGCAGTTCAATATTCTGGACAGCATGCGGCGCTTTCAACAAGT